Proteins co-encoded in one Spirosoma endbachense genomic window:
- a CDS encoding ester cyclase, with amino-acid sequence MALSPEENNALCLEFFETAWNTGVVREDLLTADALDHSFVGGKSKTEPGSGSFKQIIGMFRHAMPDIHLTLLDQIYVADKVVHRWSLTGTDTGGVMGMPPSGKTLTFTGTTTVRMSDGKIAERWANVDELGLLQQLGVVPPPPGA; translated from the coding sequence ATGGCACTCTCACCCGAAGAAAATAACGCCCTTTGCCTTGAATTTTTTGAAACAGCCTGGAATACTGGCGTTGTACGCGAAGACCTGCTGACAGCAGATGCACTCGATCACTCGTTTGTGGGTGGTAAATCCAAAACCGAACCAGGTTCAGGAAGCTTTAAGCAAATCATTGGCATGTTCCGTCACGCCATGCCAGACATTCATCTGACGCTGCTCGATCAGATTTATGTAGCCGATAAAGTTGTTCACCGCTGGAGCCTGACCGGCACCGATACGGGTGGTGTAATGGGCATGCCACCTAGCGGCAAGACGTTAACCTTTACCGGAACGACGACCGTTCGGATGTCTGATGGAAAAATCGCTGAACGTTGGGCGAATGTCGATGAACTGGGCTTGCTCCAACAGTTGGGTGTTGTTCCTCCACCGCCAGGTGCTTAA
- a CDS encoding nuclear transport factor 2 family protein — MQPVHQSVETSASEAEALQATQVAFLQKGDIDGMVKACYTDDARMHGFTFRAQGHEAIKELVNLYLERLSVLGDRSMDKFETGKNYIWMEMTIQNPQGDPIKVYELKFLRSGKIYLQLYGLRQGTVWQEGDFSDFTPPNSSNARTFHNRYLDFHSRGDADGLADDFFTEDAQLITARVDIAGREPIRQMFQNLFAKESGFTPLSVENITSDPDYVWFEATVTSSLGKRRVYDIMLIRDGRVHLQLVGQLMGVLPTEAAFGSE; from the coding sequence ATGCAGCCAGTTCACCAATCTGTTGAAACAAGTGCTTCTGAAGCAGAAGCACTACAGGCTACCCAAGTCGCTTTTCTTCAGAAGGGCGATATTGATGGCATGGTAAAGGCGTGCTATACCGATGATGCCCGCATGCACGGATTCACGTTCCGGGCACAGGGACATGAGGCCATCAAAGAGCTGGTCAATCTATATCTGGAACGGCTGAGTGTCCTGGGCGACCGGTCAATGGATAAGTTCGAGACGGGTAAAAATTATATCTGGATGGAAATGACCATTCAGAACCCGCAGGGCGATCCGATAAAGGTCTATGAACTAAAGTTTCTGCGGTCAGGCAAGATTTACCTCCAGTTATACGGTCTTCGTCAGGGGACCGTATGGCAGGAAGGTGACTTCAGCGACTTTACGCCACCGAACAGCTCAAACGCCAGAACATTTCATAACCGCTATCTCGACTTCCACAGCCGGGGTGATGCGGATGGGCTGGCCGACGATTTTTTTACTGAAGACGCCCAGTTGATTACCGCTCGCGTAGACATCGCTGGTCGGGAACCAATCCGGCAAATGTTTCAGAACCTGTTCGCCAAAGAGTCTGGATTTACGCCACTATCGGTCGAAAATATTACGAGTGATCCGGATTATGTCTGGTTTGAAGCAACCGTTACGAGTTCGCTGGGCAAACGACGTGTTTACGACATCATGCTCATCCGTGATGGCAGGGTTCACTTGCAGTTAGTAGGGCAGTTGATGGGTGTTTTGCCCACCGAAGCGGCCTTTGGCAGTGAATAA
- a CDS encoding ester cyclase, with protein sequence MAQGNSNKAVSRRYFHEIMNQANADTAFEILSPDFVFTLPTHPEPFHGPEGFIGLVQMLHSAFPDFYIDPQDMVADGDWVATRWLGGGTHTGGPLLTVKGNVEATGNFFQIDGMTWHTIKDGKIVESIGHEDTLGLMLQLGVLPPQESAPAPTTPAENEALVARYFGDIMSEGKLEVIEEILDPLFAFIIPTQPEPITGYDAFRGFVLYLRNAFPDIKFTVLRQMAEGNKVASRWQIEGTHNGEFLGAPATGNHIKDFGIDIFTIRHGKIVSVHVNENDFGLMQQLGVIPA encoded by the coding sequence ATGGCACAAGGCAATTCAAACAAGGCCGTTTCCCGGCGCTATTTTCACGAAATCATGAATCAGGCCAATGCAGATACGGCCTTTGAAATTTTGTCTCCTGACTTTGTCTTTACCCTTCCAACGCACCCCGAACCATTTCATGGCCCCGAGGGCTTCATCGGTCTTGTACAGATGCTGCACAGTGCTTTCCCTGACTTTTACATCGATCCACAGGATATGGTTGCCGATGGCGACTGGGTTGCTACACGCTGGTTAGGTGGTGGTACGCACACCGGCGGACCATTGCTAACGGTAAAAGGCAACGTTGAAGCAACGGGAAATTTTTTCCAGATCGATGGCATGACCTGGCATACCATTAAAGACGGCAAGATTGTGGAATCAATCGGTCACGAAGATACGCTTGGCCTGATGCTGCAACTTGGCGTATTACCTCCGCAGGAAAGTGCTCCAGCACCAACCACACCGGCCGAAAACGAAGCACTGGTAGCCCGGTATTTTGGCGACATCATGAGCGAGGGCAAACTGGAAGTAATCGAAGAAATTCTTGATCCGTTGTTTGCTTTTATCATCCCGACACAACCAGAGCCAATCACTGGCTATGATGCATTCCGTGGCTTTGTTCTCTACCTCCGCAATGCCTTCCCCGACATCAAATTTACGGTGTTACGCCAAATGGCCGAAGGAAATAAGGTCGCCAGCCGCTGGCAGATCGAAGGAACGCACAATGGCGAGTTTCTGGGTGCACCAGCAACGGGCAATCACATTAAAGACTTTGGTATCGACATTTTCACAATTCGCCACGGCAAGATCGTTTCGGTGCACGTCAACGAAAACGATTTCGGACTCATGCAGCAATTGGGTGTTATTCCAGCTTAA
- a CDS encoding ester cyclase, producing MSVEENKELVRGYVNAILVNRDFSKFSDFTAPGFYIDRSAVPQAIAGADALHNQMDMLYGAFPDLDLQIVDMVAEGDKVVVRFAAPGTHQNTFAGIEGTGRKATWKGLVMYHVVDDKITEAWANWDDWGLIEQLR from the coding sequence ATGTCAGTCGAAGAAAATAAGGAACTTGTCCGCGGATACGTTAATGCGATCCTCGTCAATCGTGATTTTAGTAAGTTCAGCGATTTCACCGCTCCCGGCTTTTACATTGATCGTTCGGCCGTTCCACAGGCAATTGCCGGGGCTGATGCCCTGCATAACCAGATGGATATGCTGTATGGTGCCTTCCCGGACCTGGATCTCCAAATCGTTGATATGGTAGCCGAGGGCGACAAAGTAGTGGTTCGGTTTGCTGCACCTGGCACGCACCAGAACACCTTTGCCGGTATCGAAGGAACAGGCCGCAAAGCAACCTGGAAAGGGCTCGTTATGTACCACGTTGTTGATGATAAGATTACCGAAGCCTGGGCAAACTGGGATGACTGGGGGCTGATCGAGCAACTTCGCTAA
- a CDS encoding ester cyclase produces the protein MTRIEENTKTVREFMELVWSQGDVEVAERIVDPNFQFILAFAHLDGRDAFLGLVQRNRGIFENLTYSVAPDDIVAEELKGAAFWQMDSKHIGTWRNVPASNKQVSISGMTFFRFSEDGKIIEARVQNDVMSLMNQIGGIKKLYDF, from the coding sequence ATGACTCGTATTGAAGAGAACACGAAAACAGTACGCGAGTTTATGGAACTCGTCTGGTCGCAAGGTGATGTTGAAGTAGCCGAACGAATCGTTGATCCTAACTTCCAGTTCATTCTGGCTTTTGCACACTTAGATGGACGCGACGCATTTCTGGGATTAGTTCAACGGAATCGGGGCATTTTCGAGAATCTGACGTATTCAGTAGCGCCGGACGACATTGTTGCCGAAGAACTGAAAGGAGCTGCTTTCTGGCAAATGGATTCCAAACATATTGGCACCTGGCGTAATGTGCCAGCCAGCAATAAGCAGGTTTCGATCAGCGGAATGACTTTTTTCCGCTTCAGCGAAGACGGTAAGATTATCGAAGCCCGCGTTCAGAATGATGTCATGAGTCTGATGAATCAGATTGGTGGTATCAAAAAACTATATGACTTCTAG
- a CDS encoding ester cyclase codes for MSVEANKAVVTRYWEDFWNQKQGDLISEITTEDLQLHFPPGQAHQPPSLKRWFETAQSAFPDVHFTMHDLIAEGDIVVCRWSYVATNTGGFLGHEATNLRVTDQGINMFRVENGKIAELWMSGDSLGLLHQLGVLPS; via the coding sequence ATGTCAGTGGAAGCCAATAAAGCAGTGGTCACCCGGTATTGGGAGGACTTCTGGAACCAAAAGCAGGGTGATCTTATCAGTGAAATTACGACTGAAGACCTCCAACTACATTTCCCACCAGGACAGGCCCATCAGCCGCCTTCGCTTAAACGATGGTTTGAAACCGCCCAGTCGGCGTTTCCGGATGTGCACTTCACGATGCACGATCTCATTGCCGAAGGCGACATAGTCGTGTGCCGGTGGTCGTATGTAGCCACCAACACGGGTGGATTTCTGGGCCATGAAGCAACAAACCTGCGAGTTACCGACCAGGGTATCAATATGTTTCGTGTTGAAAATGGCAAAATAGCTGAACTGTGGATGTCTGGCGATAGCCTGGGATTACTCCACCAGCTTGGCGTACTTCCATCGTAA
- a CDS encoding GMC family oxidoreductase codes for MKSHCHYAIIGAGASGSVIANRLSANPDCQVVLLEAGEWDKGANVADPGGFVQLWGSPIDWAIPTTPQDGLAGRELTINQGKVVGGSTSINAMMYVRGNSANYNQWKAQGADGWGYDDVLPYFKKIESYEGGTSAYHNSDGELSVRDCPDDVMRSPEFLEGAVELGYDGPNWDYNGARQENGAGLLQFHITPDGHRASSATAFLQPVLDRPNLTLITGAQVTRILIREGRAVGVDYQLNGETHQLLAEKEVILSAGALNSPKILMLSGIGPTEHLHEFDIPVHVNLPGVGQNLQDHVQLPVIFRAKIDRPHTTLLTGNVLFVKTNDEAPAPDLQLNFTPSIPAPLAPFLPDFGGNVCIFLPILVQPKSVGTVKLRSADPLDKPVINPNYLQEEADVEVFRKALGIIRKLSETEAFSPLNGGELAPGPGDPDGFIRTQSSTLWHPAGTCRMGSDALAVVDSKLRVHGISGLRVADASVMPVVTSGNTVAACFMIGEKLADMILSDA; via the coding sequence ATGAAATCACATTGTCACTACGCCATTATTGGAGCGGGTGCATCTGGGAGTGTTATCGCCAATCGGCTCAGCGCAAACCCTGATTGTCAGGTTGTATTGCTCGAAGCTGGTGAGTGGGATAAAGGCGCCAATGTGGCAGATCCGGGAGGGTTTGTTCAACTCTGGGGATCACCTATCGATTGGGCAATTCCAACGACTCCACAGGATGGTTTAGCCGGTCGGGAATTGACGATTAATCAGGGCAAAGTAGTTGGCGGTAGTACATCAATTAACGCTATGATGTACGTTCGCGGCAATTCGGCCAATTACAACCAGTGGAAAGCCCAGGGGGCCGACGGCTGGGGTTACGACGATGTGTTGCCCTACTTCAAAAAGATCGAATCCTACGAAGGTGGAACATCAGCGTACCATAATTCCGATGGCGAACTATCGGTACGGGATTGCCCGGATGACGTAATGCGTTCACCAGAATTTCTGGAAGGTGCCGTTGAACTGGGTTACGATGGACCGAATTGGGATTATAACGGTGCCCGGCAGGAAAACGGTGCCGGTCTGTTGCAGTTCCACATCACCCCCGATGGGCATCGTGCCAGTAGTGCTACAGCTTTTCTTCAACCCGTTCTGGACCGTCCGAATCTGACCCTGATTACGGGCGCGCAGGTAACCCGCATTCTGATTCGCGAAGGCCGGGCCGTTGGTGTTGACTATCAGCTGAACGGCGAAACACACCAGTTGCTGGCCGAAAAAGAAGTGATACTCAGCGCAGGAGCACTTAACTCACCCAAGATTCTGATGTTGTCAGGAATTGGCCCAACCGAGCATCTGCATGAATTTGACATTCCGGTTCATGTTAACTTACCTGGTGTTGGGCAAAACCTACAGGATCATGTTCAGTTACCCGTTATTTTCCGGGCGAAAATCGATCGACCCCACACCACGCTGTTAACGGGTAACGTGCTATTTGTCAAGACAAATGACGAAGCACCCGCCCCCGATCTGCAACTGAATTTTACACCCAGTATTCCCGCACCGCTGGCTCCATTCTTACCCGATTTTGGGGGTAATGTCTGCATTTTTCTACCGATTCTGGTACAGCCTAAAAGTGTAGGTACGGTTAAACTTCGTTCGGCCGATCCACTCGACAAGCCAGTCATTAACCCTAACTATTTGCAGGAAGAAGCTGATGTTGAGGTGTTTCGAAAGGCGCTGGGTATTATCAGAAAGCTGAGTGAAACGGAAGCGTTTTCGCCACTCAATGGTGGTGAGCTGGCTCCGGGTCCGGGTGATCCTGATGGCTTTATTCGTACGCAAAGTTCTACACTCTGGCATCCAGCCGGAACCTGTAGGATGGGTAGCGATGCGCTTGCCGTAGTCGATTCTAAGCTACGGGTTCATGGCATATCTGGCCTTCGTGTGGCCGATGCCTCGGTGATGCCTGTCGTCACGAGTGGAAATACCGTTGCAGCCTGCTTCATGATCGGCGAGAAACTCGCCGATATGATTCTGTCTGATGCCTAG
- a CDS encoding nuclear transport factor 2 family protein: MTNVPDSPLGQMYREHIQHILDKNIEALLDQYTDDALLISSFSKKPIIYKGREQIREHMQGILGIDGLETDIIFWAETEDPQTLMITEQITMKTKDGDANMRFADSWVLRDGQIAIHFAGMVQHPDGSLA, from the coding sequence ATGACAAACGTACCCGACAGCCCGCTGGGCCAGATGTACCGGGAGCATATTCAGCATATTCTCGACAAAAACATTGAGGCTCTGCTAGACCAGTACACCGACGACGCGCTGCTCATCAGCAGCTTCAGCAAGAAGCCGATCATTTATAAGGGTCGCGAGCAGATTCGTGAGCATATGCAGGGCATTCTGGGCATCGATGGTCTGGAAACTGACATTATTTTCTGGGCAGAAACCGAAGATCCGCAAACGCTGATGATTACGGAGCAGATCACGATGAAAACCAAAGATGGCGATGCCAACATGCGCTTTGCCGACAGTTGGGTTCTTCGCGACGGCCAGATCGCAATTCACT